From Paraglaciecola sp. L1A13:
CAATGAATGAACCTAATAATTATTGTTCGCTTGAGAAATTAAGTTTTTCCGTGAAGCAATGCTTTTGATAAATACTGTCTGTTAGCGGCTAAGAAATCACTTAGCCCCTTAATACTTATACTAGATATCGGACACAAAGGTTTAAAGCTTAATAATTAAACCTTGTTGGGGGGGGATTTTTCCAGCGCAGACTTGCTCATACATTTTATCTAGCTCTTTGAGTCCCTTAAGTTCTTTAACCTCTAACCAATCCCGACATTTCATCGCTGTATCAGATAAAAAGCGCGAGGTACGTTGTTCAAACCCAGCAGGGCCCCAGTCTTGTAAGCGTTTTTGAATATGCCCAGGCGCAAAGAAAAACTCACTGCATTGGGATTCTTTTGCACTGTCAGCTGAAAATTCATCCCAGTGCGTCAGCCCAACATTGATACAATATTTAAGGTTATCACCCAAATGCTTACCCAGTTTAGCTAAAATGTCAGCGCTGCCAGACATATCCACAATGACGGTGGGTACAGCCGCATCAATATCACTCAACTGATTGTAATTAACCACTCGGTCGTACACATTAACTTGTTCGACAAATGACATATTACCACTTGATGTTAACCCCACGCTGCAGGGCGCCTTATCATCTGCATCTAGCGCATAACCCAAGCCCAAACTGGTCTTACTCGACGCACTGATGATCACGACTTGTTTCGCATCAAACCAATTATTGTCCTGTAACCGATCCCATAAACAGAAAGAAGTTATATGCAATGGAAACAACAGCATGCGCTCTTTGTCGAAATTAGGGTTATAACCCGCTTCGTTGTTTACCCGCTTATAATTGTTATATCCTGGAGGCAACTTCATCCGGTGCCCTGAGCCATCAACCAAGCGTTGAGATGAGATATTCGTTGGCGTCATTACCAACTGATCAGCAGGAGGGAAATAACCAAATAAACGCTCTCCAACTTCAACATCCGCAACCTTAGACTGCGTCACTTGGGCAAACCCCCAAACCGGGATGATACCCCATTGTTTGTCGTTATCATCCGCTGGCGGGAAAAACTGCCAATAACCTAACCTGTCTCCCATCATGCCGTATGTGATGTTATTTGCAGTAAATGAAAAGCTTTCAACTTTTAACAATATCTGCCCATCTGCGACCTCTTTTATAGAGCTAGTTTCAACCAACCTATGGGTCAATAATGCTTGTTGCTTGACCTGAAATTCACTCACATTACGCTCCTTGTGCAGCATCAGCTGCTAAATATTGCTGCAATTTGCCCATAGCAGGCATAGCGTTCTCACGCAGGCGATTCAAAATCATCATTTTTTCCATGTCCGTTTTATCAACGCTACGCACTAATTGACTAAATCCATCTAATCTGTTGTTTAACAGCCACTTTTTAAGTTCTTTATCTTGAGACCAAATATGCTGATTACGCATAAATGCCACGGTTATGCGCAACCAATCCATAACATCATTTGGTAAAGGGACGACACCACAAATATGATTTTTAGTTTTTTCATCAGGATAGGCAGCCTCAATATGGGCAATAAAGGCTGAACTAAAAGCCGGTTGATATGAACGTACGGTTTGCGGCGTAATAACATTGCCAGCAAAAATAGGCTTCACAGTTAAGTTGGTAATTGCACTGGCTGAACAATCAACATGTATATGTTCTGGACTGGTTTTTATTTCACCTTGCTCGAGTTGTATATTGTCATGACCAACATGGGTCACACGCCCCATTCGAACCATATTTTTAATTCTTTGTAGTTGAGCCAGTTCCATCTTACTGATGGTGGCGCCGTGGAACATTTTTGGCCATACGTTACTATCTAAGCGCAAAAACACCCCTGCTTTCTCTAAGCGCTCAAACATATCGTGTACCGAAGTAGATTGAGCAATGGCTTCCATTTGCGACGCCTGAGCGCCAATCGCGTCATTAAAGAATTCCACTGTTGGCTGGGTGGTCTTACGATCGATTAACCATGCATCTCTTGGCATAATCCATTGGATATCATCTGGGTCAACGTTATTCTCTAATAGCCACAGCACCGCATCGATGCCTGTTTTACCGCCACCAATGATAACGAAACCAGCGGGTTTGTTAGTAATTTTCACTAAATCATTGATAGGTATAAACTGGGCGTTATTATCAATAGTAAAGCTGGGTTTATGGGTGCTAGGCACTGACGTTTTAAGATACGTCGCATCGACAATTTTATTCTTTATTGTGACTTGATGCTCATCACCATTTAGCATGGAAATAAACTTACCATCACCCTTATAGTCACACATAGGGAAGTAACTTACGCGTCCGGATGTTAAAAAACGCTCGCGCATAATATTATCAAAATATGCACTGACTTCTGCACCGCTGGCTAATTCATTTAAGCCTTTATTTAAACCCACTTGATCAATGCAACCTTTGCTCAATTCGGTAGAACTGACCCCATAAAATGCAGATGGTTGATGTAATGTGACAAAAGGGTATGCCACATTCCAGTGACCTCCAGGCTTTTGATACTTGTCCACAATTATAATATTGGCGTCAGTTTCACTCAGTAAAACATCGGCAAAAGCCATACCGATGGCACCAGCACCAACAATTAAATAATCAGTTTCATGGGTTATAGTTGTCATTCTTATTCCTGTGTCTCACGGGTTAATTTCGTTTGCACACGGGTCTAAGCGCAGGTGCAATATTTTTTCGGATATAGCCATAGACAAAATATCAATTGTACATAACACTGTTATATTAAATAATAACAGCGTTATAGATGTCAAGAGAATGTTAATTGAATATTACCAAACGTAAAATACTGAGCGCTGCATCTGAGTTATTTTTAGCCGGTGGTATTGCGGCCTTGAGTGTACGCTCTATTGCAAAACAGGCAGGCGTATCGACGATAGGCATATACAGTCATTTTAACGGCAAAGAAGGAATTTTGGATGAGTTATACATTCAAGGGTTTGAGCTGGTTATGCAGGCCATTCAATTCGAGCAAGAAAAACTAACAGCTAAGCAAATTTTACTTAAAGCCATAAAGGGTTACTTTGCCATGGCCGAAGCCCATGAAGGTCATTACCGATTAATTTTTGGGGAAAGCGACAGCCGATACGCCCCCTCTGATGAAGCCAAAGCAGTGGCAGAGACTGCGTTTGGTACACTTATTAAAGTCAC
This genomic window contains:
- a CDS encoding FAD/NAD(P)-binding protein translates to MTTITHETDYLIVGAGAIGMAFADVLLSETDANIIIVDKYQKPGGHWNVAYPFVTLHQPSAFYGVSSTELSKGCIDQVGLNKGLNELASGAEVSAYFDNIMRERFLTSGRVSYFPMCDYKGDGKFISMLNGDEHQVTIKNKIVDATYLKTSVPSTHKPSFTIDNNAQFIPINDLVKITNKPAGFVIIGGGKTGIDAVLWLLENNVDPDDIQWIMPRDAWLIDRKTTQPTVEFFNDAIGAQASQMEAIAQSTSVHDMFERLEKAGVFLRLDSNVWPKMFHGATISKMELAQLQRIKNMVRMGRVTHVGHDNIQLEQGEIKTSPEHIHVDCSASAITNLTVKPIFAGNVITPQTVRSYQPAFSSAFIAHIEAAYPDEKTKNHICGVVPLPNDVMDWLRITVAFMRNQHIWSQDKELKKWLLNNRLDGFSQLVRSVDKTDMEKMMILNRLRENAMPAMGKLQQYLAADAAQGA
- a CDS encoding TetR/AcrR family transcriptional regulator, with amino-acid sequence MNITKRKILSAASELFLAGGIAALSVRSIAKQAGVSTIGIYSHFNGKEGILDELYIQGFELVMQAIQFEQEKLTAKQILLKAIKGYFAMAEAHEGHYRLIFGESDSRYAPSDEAKAVAETAFGTLIKVTALLLPQDANLALKQKNALEIWAFLHGYVSLKHHAVASVFQTPNWYSLAEEALAMHIDAILAKYAVPLTLNDRPL
- a CDS encoding DUF2855 family protein → MSEFQVKQQALLTHRLVETSSIKEVADGQILLKVESFSFTANNITYGMMGDRLGYWQFFPPADDNDKQWGIIPVWGFAQVTQSKVADVEVGERLFGYFPPADQLVMTPTNISSQRLVDGSGHRMKLPPGYNNYKRVNNEAGYNPNFDKERMLLFPLHITSFCLWDRLQDNNWFDAKQVVIISASSKTSLGLGYALDADDKAPCSVGLTSSGNMSFVEQVNVYDRVVNYNQLSDIDAAVPTVIVDMSGSADILAKLGKHLGDNLKYCINVGLTHWDEFSADSAKESQCSEFFFAPGHIQKRLQDWGPAGFEQRTSRFLSDTAMKCRDWLEVKELKGLKELDKMYEQVCAGKIPPQQGLIIKL